A region from the bacterium genome encodes:
- a CDS encoding response regulator, which translates to MQREFQILIIEDHPEQAHLMELILKRHGQPFAVHILHDPEEGLAHLQNAPVDALVLDYSLPKMSGLEVLQEIKKRHSGLPVIMVTGQGDERIAVEAMRHGVYDYLVKTKDFLDLLPRVVTRAIEERQLSSRLEQSEQRYFALFDKASIAIFIAEADSYRLRQANGMALKLTGYPDKALLEMSFLQICAARSLQEVEGFLARIKQEGQANLDQVMLVSQDHHLIPVDLSGSLVSIGDRQVIQCFVRDISEKLKMQRQLLLSRQRLISLFDGITDPISVQDRDHNLIMGNKRYLEITAGNTPGLVGCKCHKALFGSDFPCSNCPAFETYRTGESRFIEIIHEGRTYDLWTFPMAGLDGRPEFLVEYAKDVTEQKEIEKQLIKSEKLASIGLLSSGIAHELRNPLNIIETARYSIEDLLNHAQPEIDRKLDIIKKNVRRASVIIENLLQFSRHSEYERERVDVEKLVDTTLSLVEKETAVRDIHLQKAYAGVPKVYFSLDSLKQVFLNIIYNAIQAMPNGGVLRIVTSASSDGGWVDIEFTDNGVGISSENLSHIFTPFFSTKRDSGGTGLGLYLSYTIIKREGGDILARSREGSGTTFTVKLPVAQTPGTPGAGEDV; encoded by the coding sequence GTGCAACGTGAGTTTCAGATCCTGATTATTGAAGATCATCCTGAACAGGCGCACCTGATGGAGTTGATCCTCAAGCGCCATGGTCAACCCTTCGCGGTACACATCCTTCACGATCCGGAAGAGGGTTTGGCGCACCTGCAGAACGCACCGGTCGACGCCCTGGTGCTCGATTACAGCCTGCCCAAAATGTCCGGCCTCGAGGTGCTGCAAGAGATTAAGAAAAGACACTCGGGACTGCCGGTCATTATGGTCACCGGACAAGGGGATGAGCGTATCGCGGTCGAGGCGATGCGCCACGGGGTGTACGACTATCTGGTCAAGACCAAGGATTTTCTCGATCTCCTGCCGCGGGTGGTCACCCGGGCTATCGAGGAGCGGCAGCTCTCCTCGCGGCTCGAGCAAAGCGAGCAACGCTATTTCGCCCTCTTTGACAAGGCCAGCATCGCCATTTTTATTGCCGAGGCCGATTCCTATCGATTGCGGCAGGCCAACGGTATGGCGCTCAAACTGACCGGGTATCCCGACAAGGCCCTGCTCGAAATGAGTTTTTTACAGATTTGCGCTGCCCGTTCCCTGCAAGAAGTCGAAGGTTTTCTCGCCCGGATCAAGCAGGAGGGCCAGGCCAATCTGGATCAGGTCATGCTGGTCAGCCAGGACCACCATCTGATCCCTGTGGATCTCAGCGGCAGCCTGGTATCGATCGGCGACCGGCAGGTCATCCAGTGTTTTGTCCGCGATATCAGTGAGAAATTGAAAATGCAGCGCCAGCTGCTCCTCAGCCGCCAGCGACTGATCTCCCTTTTCGACGGCATCACCGACCCCATTTCGGTCCAGGATCGCGACCATAATCTCATCATGGGCAACAAGCGCTATCTGGAGATCACTGCCGGCAACACGCCCGGCCTGGTCGGATGCAAGTGCCACAAAGCCCTTTTTGGCAGCGATTTCCCTTGCTCCAACTGTCCCGCTTTCGAAACCTACCGCACTGGTGAATCCCGCTTTATCGAGATCATTCATGAGGGGCGAACTTATGACCTCTGGACCTTTCCGATGGCGGGTCTGGATGGCCGGCCGGAGTTCCTCGTCGAGTATGCCAAGGATGTCACCGAGCAGAAGGAGATCGAGAAGCAGCTGATCAAGTCGGAAAAGCTGGCCTCCATCGGCCTCCTCTCTTCGGGCATCGCCCACGAGTTGCGTAATCCCCTGAACATCATCGAGACCGCCCGCTACTCCATCGAAGACCTCCTGAATCACGCCCAGCCGGAGATCGACCGCAAGCTGGATATCATTAAAAAGAATGTCCGCCGCGCCTCGGTGATTATTGAAAATCTGCTCCAGTTCTCCCGCCACTCCGAATACGAACGCGAGCGCGTCGATGTCGAAAAACTGGTTGACACCACCCTCTCGCTGGTGGAAAAAGAGACCGCGGTCCGCGATATCCATCTTCAGAAGGCGTACGCCGGCGTCCCGAAGGTTTATTTCAGCCTCGACTCTTTGAAGCAGGTTTTTCTGAATATCATCTATAACGCAATCCAGGCGATGCCCAACGGCGGGGTGCTGCGCATCGTCACGTCAGCCAGCAGCGACGGCGGGTGGGTCGACATCGAATTCACCGACAACGGTGTGGGCATTTCGAGCGAGAATCTCAGCCATATCTTCACACCCTTCTTTTCAACCAAAAGGGATAGCGGCGGGACCGGATTGGGGCTCTATCTCTCTTATACGATCATCAAACGGGAGGGAGGAGACATCCTCGCGCGCAGCCGGGAGGGGAGCGGCACCACCTTTACGGTCAAGTTACCGGTCGCACAAACCCCCGGCACCCCCGGAGCGGGCGAGGATGTATGA
- a CDS encoding GAF domain-containing sensor histidine kinase produces MSTTGHENIDRFYALAAHASLISDPAEIFRQSRALLLRMIPADYFLIFYDDKLRECLAASFAYNILPLPTIEEITIPYQDPLIKEVLISRQTVVRQDCMEPLVHDVSQELIIPIFTPEEVLGSLYFARLAERPFTAEEIRLAELCAFLLVAPMERAHWEQRSRQTHEILNSFREKYLSILDALPYPAMVIDPDADRLEEVNRAFLDWMGYDRRQIFLSRFSELCRSQGDFDNGKAWPPHSSRVQIVDPNGVLHEVQALSASLSTQEPGKRIITFISDWRPARQEGLQQDAEILIRTLAHDLKAPLQSLKGYATLLLEEQGSDLPAAASTYLERMSSNIEQMERLIADLLDLSRLNSGDFPFQEADSFEILKSALDSLSGLIEKRPVNLIIDSTLPRIVCNASQIAQVFTNLISNALKFTRGIAIPNIEVGCSATEEDFEFYVKDNGVGIAPEDLERIFDLFYTRDTGEGSKSTGVGLTIVKRIVERHHGRVWAESVPGVGTVIKFTLPQVLHRQATLAGE; encoded by the coding sequence ATGTCGACTACTGGTCACGAAAATATCGATCGCTTTTACGCTCTCGCGGCACATGCCTCCCTGATCTCCGATCCAGCAGAGATCTTTCGCCAATCCCGGGCCCTGCTGTTGCGCATGATCCCTGCAGATTACTTTCTGATCTTTTATGATGACAAACTCCGCGAATGCCTCGCCGCCTCTTTCGCCTACAATATCCTGCCCCTCCCGACTATTGAAGAGATCACCATCCCCTATCAGGATCCGCTCATCAAGGAGGTATTGATCAGCCGGCAGACCGTCGTCCGGCAGGATTGCATGGAGCCGCTGGTGCACGATGTGAGCCAGGAGCTGATTATCCCGATTTTTACGCCCGAGGAGGTCCTCGGATCCCTTTATTTTGCCCGGCTCGCCGAGCGGCCCTTCACGGCGGAGGAGATTCGCCTCGCCGAGCTCTGTGCCTTTCTCCTGGTCGCCCCGATGGAACGGGCGCATTGGGAGCAGCGCTCGCGGCAGACGCACGAAATCCTCAACAGCTTTCGCGAAAAGTATCTTTCCATCCTCGACGCGCTGCCCTATCCAGCTATGGTTATCGATCCCGATGCGGACCGGCTGGAGGAGGTCAACCGTGCCTTCCTCGACTGGATGGGTTACGACCGTCGCCAGATCTTCCTGAGCCGTTTTTCGGAACTCTGCCGATCACAGGGCGATTTCGATAATGGCAAGGCCTGGCCGCCGCATTCGTCGCGGGTTCAGATCGTAGATCCTAATGGCGTACTGCACGAAGTGCAGGCGCTCAGCGCCTCGCTCAGTACCCAGGAGCCCGGGAAACGCATCATCACCTTCATCAGCGACTGGCGTCCGGCCCGGCAGGAGGGGCTGCAGCAGGATGCCGAGATTCTCATCCGCACCCTCGCGCACGATCTCAAGGCGCCTCTGCAGAGCCTCAAGGGGTATGCCACGCTGTTGTTGGAGGAGCAGGGGAGCGATCTTCCCGCTGCAGCGTCGACCTATCTGGAACGGATGTCCAGCAATATCGAGCAGATGGAGCGCCTCATCGCCGATCTCCTCGATCTCTCGCGTCTCAACAGCGGCGACTTTCCCTTTCAGGAAGCAGATTCCTTCGAGATTTTAAAAAGCGCGCTCGACTCGCTCTCGGGACTGATCGAAAAACGTCCGGTGAACTTGATTATCGATTCCACCCTGCCGCGCATCGTCTGCAATGCCTCACAGATAGCCCAGGTTTTCACCAATCTCATCTCCAATGCCCTGAAATTCACCCGCGGGATCGCCATTCCCAATATTGAAGTGGGCTGCAGTGCCACGGAGGAGGATTTCGAATTCTACGTTAAGGACAACGGCGTTGGCATTGCGCCGGAGGATCTGGAGCGTATCTTTGACCTCTTTTATACCCGCGACACCGGCGAGGGCAGCAAGAGCACCGGCGTCGGCCTGACCATCGTCAAGCGCATCGTTGAACGGCACCACGGCCGGGTCTGGGCGGAATCCGTGCCCGGTGTGGGGACGGTCATCAAATTTACCTTACCGCAGGTTTTGCACCGGCAGGCAACCCTTGCCGGGGAGTGA
- a CDS encoding bifunctional oligoribonuclease/PAP phosphatase NrnA codes for MIQGKEWQPVRDFIRDKHRIAVTTHIHPDGDAIGSQMAMAHYLRQIGKEVVLLNCDVTPEYFHFLDPGKEIGLYSPQLHETVISGLDGCLVVDISDWGRLRALGEALQRYRIPLACIDHHIPAEQMGEVHICLQEASSTGEMIYDFLLDSGAELTPPIVDALYTCVMTDTGSFRFNNTTARTHLIAADLLGRGAHYRAIYEQVYENNSKQRTLLMAKLLEQMHFACDDRLAYFSLSQALLRQTGAQLWETEGFSELPRTIAKVEVSLMFTETLDGSTKVSFRSKGRVAINGMAALFGGGGHKFASGATLAMSLNQAVEVVVEEAKKLFKE; via the coding sequence ATGATCCAGGGTAAGGAATGGCAGCCGGTTCGTGATTTTATCCGGGACAAGCACAGAATAGCGGTTACCACGCATATCCATCCCGATGGCGATGCCATTGGCAGCCAGATGGCCATGGCGCATTATCTGCGCCAGATTGGCAAGGAGGTGGTGCTTCTCAATTGCGATGTAACGCCCGAGTATTTCCATTTTCTTGATCCCGGGAAGGAGATCGGGCTCTATTCACCCCAGTTGCATGAGACCGTTATTTCCGGGCTGGATGGTTGTCTGGTCGTCGATATCAGCGACTGGGGCCGGCTTCGCGCGCTGGGTGAAGCTCTGCAGCGCTACCGGATCCCTCTCGCCTGCATCGACCACCATATTCCGGCTGAACAGATGGGTGAGGTGCATATCTGCTTGCAGGAGGCTTCTTCAACCGGTGAGATGATCTATGATTTTCTGCTCGACTCCGGCGCGGAGCTGACCCCGCCGATCGTCGATGCCTTGTATACCTGTGTGATGACTGATACCGGTTCATTCCGGTTTAATAATACCACCGCGCGCACCCATCTCATCGCCGCTGACCTGCTCGGGCGGGGGGCGCATTATCGGGCGATTTACGAGCAGGTCTATGAAAACAATTCAAAACAGCGCACCCTTCTCATGGCCAAGTTGCTCGAGCAGATGCATTTTGCCTGCGATGACCGGCTTGCCTATTTCAGCCTCTCGCAGGCGCTGCTCCGTCAGACCGGCGCCCAGCTTTGGGAGACCGAGGGTTTTTCCGAACTCCCGCGGACCATCGCCAAAGTCGAAGTCAGTCTGATGTTCACCGAAACCCTGGATGGCAGCACCAAGGTCAGCTTCCGCTCCAAAGGCCGCGTGGCCATCAATGGCATGGCGGCTCTGTTCGGCGGCGGCGGCCATAAATTTGCATCCGGCGCAACCCTCGCCATGAGTCTGAACCAGGCAGTGGAGGTCGTGGTGGAAGAGGCCAAAAAACTGTTCAAAGAGTAA
- a CDS encoding SpoIVB peptidase S55 domain-containing protein: MKMPFIAIAILSVLFLIIQPAAVTPEEAWRLETIPVTEIIPGMTGFGKTVFQGEKIDTFGVKVIDVIDNFYPQEDLIIIRLTGAQVEQTGVVAGMSGSPVYLGGRLAGALALRFIDFQKEPIAGVTPIAAMMRASAFEAERLAARSGTAQTTPYDLRTIMLGAGAGFWQNLLAPLLPVPESRLAVRRIDAPLLFSGFSEPAISAAASLWASLGFSPVLGGATVAAGHSEAALEPGSAISQVFVRGDFGVEMTGTVTAVDGDKVLAFGHYLFNLGPIQMPMARSRILATLPSLMGSSKLAHSLEIIGTIRQDRLCGVYGQIGLEPVWIPIQVDLKSSGGSRTFQFQLADDPALRNLMPFFLRTALFQALVTGQLGAEPSTVRLRCTIALADGRQLQFGDFISYQERFGFLGAGSEIGEAVDLIAVSLGALTVNRFDPPPVRSIAIAADIEPGERIAEVASIRQDRLELTPGDSLHLSITLRSSEGREIRYRQCLCLPRYLQANSLNIIASGAAGLIQAELANNPDKYRPDSFARLCTLLEQRRTSDNLYVQIREPAPGMAVDGAELSGLPPSVLGTMNGRGTERVLRDRVLAEWVIPTGFEVTGMKRLNVRIAQPRTEQPDGNQAAIDLQFLE, from the coding sequence ATGAAAATGCCGTTCATAGCCATAGCCATCCTCTCCGTTCTCTTTCTGATCATACAGCCAGCGGCCGTCACTCCGGAAGAGGCCTGGCGGCTGGAGACGATCCCGGTAACGGAGATCATACCGGGAATGACCGGCTTTGGCAAAACCGTTTTTCAGGGGGAGAAGATCGACACCTTCGGGGTGAAGGTTATTGACGTCATCGATAATTTTTATCCCCAGGAGGATCTGATCATCATCCGCCTGACCGGCGCGCAAGTGGAGCAGACCGGGGTGGTTGCCGGCATGAGCGGCAGTCCCGTCTATTTAGGCGGCCGGCTGGCAGGGGCGTTGGCCTTGCGTTTCATCGATTTCCAGAAAGAGCCGATAGCCGGTGTGACGCCGATCGCGGCGATGATGCGGGCAAGTGCATTCGAGGCGGAGCGCCTGGCAGCGCGTTCGGGGACGGCGCAGACCACACCGTACGATTTGCGAACGATCATGCTGGGGGCGGGCGCCGGCTTCTGGCAAAACCTCCTAGCGCCGCTGCTGCCCGTGCCGGAGTCGCGGTTGGCCGTGCGGCGCATTGATGCACCGCTGCTCTTTTCGGGCTTTTCGGAACCGGCCATATCGGCAGCCGCGTCGCTTTGGGCCAGTCTGGGGTTCTCGCCGGTGCTGGGTGGAGCGACGGTTGCGGCCGGGCACTCCGAAGCGGCTTTGGAGCCCGGCAGTGCCATCTCCCAGGTTTTCGTACGTGGGGATTTCGGCGTGGAGATGACCGGCACCGTCACCGCGGTGGACGGTGATAAAGTGCTGGCCTTCGGCCATTACCTCTTCAATCTCGGTCCCATTCAGATGCCGATGGCACGAAGCCGGATCCTGGCGACGCTGCCCAGCCTGATGGGGTCGAGCAAGCTGGCGCATTCGCTGGAGATTATCGGCACGATACGCCAGGACCGGCTGTGCGGCGTCTACGGCCAGATCGGCCTCGAACCGGTGTGGATCCCGATTCAGGTCGACCTCAAGAGCTCGGGGGGCAGCCGTACCTTTCAGTTTCAACTGGCGGACGATCCGGCCCTGCGCAATCTGATGCCTTTCTTCCTGCGCACGGCGCTTTTCCAGGCGCTGGTGACGGGACAATTGGGCGCTGAACCCTCCACGGTGCGTCTGCGCTGCACAATCGCGCTCGCGGATGGCCGCCAGCTGCAGTTTGGCGATTTCATTTCGTATCAGGAGCGGTTTGGATTTCTCGGCGCCGGCAGCGAGATCGGCGAAGCTGTGGACCTGATCGCGGTGAGCCTGGGAGCGCTGACCGTCAACCGTTTTGATCCGCCCCCCGTCCGCTCCATCGCCATTGCGGCCGATATCGAGCCCGGCGAACGGATCGCTGAAGTCGCGTCCATCCGGCAGGACCGTCTTGAATTAACGCCCGGTGATTCCCTGCACCTCTCGATCACCCTGAGGAGCAGCGAAGGCCGCGAAATCCGCTATCGCCAGTGTCTCTGTCTGCCGCGCTATCTCCAGGCGAATAGCCTGAATATCATCGCCTCCGGTGCAGCCGGCCTGATCCAGGCCGAACTGGCGAACAACCCGGACAAGTACCGCCCCGATTCTTTCGCGCGGCTCTGCACCCTGCTCGAACAACGCCGCACCAGCGACAACCTTTATGTTCAGATCCGTGAACCCGCGCCGGGCATGGCCGTGGATGGAGCAGAACTCAGCGGTCTTCCCCCCTCGGTCCTCGGGACCATGAATGGACGCGGAACTGAGCGCGTACTGCGCGACCGCGTCCTCGCCGAGTGGGTGATTCCTACTGGCTTCGAAGTCACCGGCATGAAACGCCTGAATGTGCGCATTGCCCAGCCCCGGACGGAACAGCCGGATGGCAATCAGGCGGCTATTGACCTGCAATTTCTGGAATGA
- a CDS encoding SDR family oxidoreductase: MSQLDLKGKIVWVTGSGRGIGRSIALSLAAHGAHVVLSARTVSDIEAVAQEITNQGGQALAMPCDVRHADQVRRVVVAVERTHGPIEVLINNAGVAVFSKIVDTSESDWDTMMETNVKGAFLCSQAVLPGMIERKSGHIVNMVSVAGRTPYYSNAAYCASKYGLLGFTDVLRMEARKHGIRVTALMPGATDTLIWGESGVDNTRMMPAEEIAKAVIAVLLTGESAMMEEVVIRPLSGDL, encoded by the coding sequence ATGTCGCAACTGGATTTGAAAGGCAAAATCGTCTGGGTAACGGGTTCCGGCCGCGGAATCGGCCGCTCGATCGCTCTCTCCCTGGCCGCACACGGGGCGCATGTCGTCCTTTCGGCGCGGACGGTTTCGGATATCGAGGCTGTGGCGCAGGAGATCACCAATCAGGGCGGCCAGGCCCTGGCGATGCCTTGCGACGTCCGCCATGCGGATCAGGTCCGGCGTGTGGTCGTCGCGGTGGAGCGGACCCATGGCCCCATCGAGGTGCTGATTAACAACGCCGGCGTTGCAGTCTTTAGCAAAATCGTCGATACCAGCGAGAGCGATTGGGATACCATGATGGAGACCAACGTCAAAGGCGCCTTCCTCTGTTCCCAGGCGGTACTGCCCGGCATGATCGAACGCAAGTCCGGCCATATTGTCAATATGGTTTCGGTGGCGGGCCGGACGCCCTATTACAGCAATGCGGCCTACTGCGCCTCCAAGTACGGTTTGCTGGGTTTTACCGATGTTCTGCGGATGGAGGCCCGCAAGCATGGCATCCGCGTAACCGCGCTCATGCCCGGGGCGACCGATACCCTCATCTGGGGTGAGAGCGGCGTCGACAACACCCGAATGATGCCCGCCGAAGAGATCGCCAAGGCGGTCATCGCCGTTCTGCTCACGGGTGAATCGGCGATGATGGAGGAGGTGGTCATCCGTCCGCTCAGTGGCGATCTTTGA
- the folE gene encoding GTP cyclohydrolase I FolE encodes MAKSIEPLIKDLLVELGEDPQREGLLRTPKRVDAALRYLTQGYHQSLEELLNEAIFTEACEEMVVIRNIEFYSMCEHHMLPFYGRAHVAYLPQGKIIGLSKVPRLVDMFARRLQVQERLTNQIAQTLMRVLNPYGVAVVLEGKHLCMMMRGVEKQSSFVTSSAMLGEFKKDRATRMEFLNLIKSWE; translated from the coding sequence ATGGCCAAAAGCATTGAGCCGTTGATTAAGGATTTGCTTGTGGAGCTGGGGGAAGATCCGCAGCGGGAGGGGCTGCTGCGTACCCCAAAGCGTGTCGATGCCGCCCTGCGCTATTTGACTCAGGGATACCATCAGAGCCTCGAAGAACTTCTCAATGAAGCGATTTTTACTGAAGCGTGCGAAGAGATGGTCGTTATCCGCAACATCGAGTTTTACAGCATGTGCGAACATCATATGCTGCCTTTCTACGGACGGGCGCATGTGGCCTATCTGCCCCAGGGCAAGATCATCGGTCTGAGCAAAGTACCGCGGCTGGTCGATATGTTTGCGCGGCGGCTGCAGGTACAGGAGAGGCTGACCAACCAGATCGCCCAGACGTTGATGCGGGTGCTCAATCCCTATGGGGTTGCTGTGGTCCTCGAGGGTAAACATCTTTGCATGATGATGCGCGGGGTCGAGAAGCAGAGCAGCTTTGTCACCTCCAGCGCTATGCTGGGTGAGTTCAAGAAGGACCGCGCGACGCGGATGGAGTTTCTTAATCTGATCAAATCGTGGGAGTAG
- a CDS encoding 6-carboxytetrahydropterin synthase translates to MPFVYITRHLHFNAAHRLHSDLLSDSENQAIYGACNNPLGHGHNYELEVTVVGEPDPVTGMVIDLKVLKEIVEREVISQVDHKHLNFDVDFMRGIVPTAENIVVVFWKRLQGAFDGCRLYELKLWETPRNVAIYRGEQSPEPA, encoded by the coding sequence ATGCCGTTTGTCTACATCACCCGTCACCTGCACTTCAACGCTGCGCACCGTCTGCATAGCGATCTCCTGTCTGACTCAGAGAACCAGGCAATTTACGGCGCCTGCAACAATCCCCTGGGGCATGGGCATAACTACGAGCTGGAAGTGACGGTCGTTGGCGAGCCCGATCCCGTCACCGGAATGGTCATCGATCTCAAGGTGCTCAAGGAAATCGTTGAGCGCGAGGTTATCAGCCAGGTGGATCATAAACACCTCAATTTCGACGTCGATTTCATGCGGGGCATCGTCCCCACCGCGGAAAATATCGTGGTTGTCTTCTGGAAGAGGCTACAGGGCGCTTTCGACGGCTGCCGGCTTTATGAACTGAAACTCTGGGAAACGCCGCGCAATGTCGCGATCTATCGCGGTGAACAGTCACCGGAACCAGCATAA
- a CDS encoding dipeptidase has translation MESGLSIPICDLHCDTATNLLLGSSLTDTSMQVNLPAMRRGGIGLQVFACYIPPAIPKGSAFAMAEKMILHLKTELGRHPEMALALSLAEVRAAREQGKIAAMIAVENGNAIDADLGNLEKLHHLGVRLMTIIHAESNEWAISSNDPSPAFAGLSDFGRDVIQAMDDLGMIIDVSHSHDRTVEEVLKSSRKPVIASHSCAKTLCPAARNLPDELIAGLAYSGGLIGVNLYPGFLDGTYSEQITATAGDLFTELGKMEREAGSDLVKIGRLFPEFSRNFAAAMGENLLPLERYYDHLLYITEMIGAEYLAFGSDFDGVPILPAGVTDCSSLRTIQQGLLERDYSVDEVEAISWENFLRIVGAVCG, from the coding sequence ATGGAGTCGGGCCTGTCCATTCCCATTTGTGATCTTCACTGCGACACCGCCACCAATCTGCTGCTCGGCTCCTCGCTGACCGACACGTCGATGCAGGTCAATCTGCCGGCGATGCGCCGGGGAGGGATCGGACTCCAGGTTTTTGCCTGCTACATCCCGCCGGCCATTCCCAAGGGCAGCGCTTTCGCCATGGCGGAGAAGATGATCCTGCACCTGAAGACGGAGCTGGGGCGCCATCCGGAGATGGCCCTCGCGCTTTCACTCGCGGAGGTCCGTGCGGCCCGGGAGCAGGGCAAGATCGCGGCGATGATCGCGGTGGAGAATGGCAATGCGATCGATGCGGATCTGGGCAACCTCGAAAAACTGCATCATCTGGGAGTGCGGCTGATGACTATCATTCATGCCGAGAGCAATGAATGGGCGATCAGCTCGAACGATCCTTCGCCGGCGTTCGCCGGTCTCAGCGATTTCGGCCGCGATGTGATCCAGGCCATGGATGATCTGGGCATGATCATTGATGTCTCGCACAGTCACGACCGGACGGTGGAGGAGGTGCTCAAGAGCAGCCGCAAGCCGGTCATCGCCTCGCACTCCTGCGCTAAAACCCTTTGCCCGGCTGCACGCAATCTCCCGGATGAGCTGATCGCCGGGCTGGCCTATTCAGGCGGCCTGATAGGGGTGAATCTCTACCCCGGTTTTCTCGATGGCACCTATAGTGAGCAGATTACCGCGACCGCCGGTGACCTCTTCACCGAGCTGGGGAAGATGGAACGGGAGGCCGGTTCGGATCTGGTCAAAATCGGCCGGCTCTTCCCCGAATTCAGCCGGAACTTCGCTGCCGCCATGGGAGAGAATCTCCTGCCGCTCGAACGCTATTATGATCATCTTCTTTACATCACCGAAATGATCGGCGCTGAGTATCTGGCCTTTGGTTCCGATTTCGACGGTGTGCCGATCTTGCCTGCAGGGGTCACCGACTGCAGCAGTCTGCGGACTATCCAACAAGGCCTATTAGAGCGGGATTACTCGGTGGATGAGGTCGAAGCGATCAGCTGGGAGAATTTTCTGCGCATCGTCGGCGCCGTCTGCGGTTGA
- the mscL gene encoding large conductance mechanosensitive channel protein MscL, with translation MFKEFKEFALRGNAVDMAVGIIIGAAFGTIVSSLVADVLMPPIGLLLGNVDFSNLFAVLKEGAASGPYTSLAAAKAAGAVTLNYGVFINAIINFLIVALAIFFLVRGLNRLKRKQEAPAEATTKECPQCLSIIPLKAKRCAHCTAQLE, from the coding sequence ATGTTTAAGGAATTCAAAGAGTTCGCCCTGCGTGGCAACGCGGTCGATATGGCGGTCGGTATCATCATCGGCGCCGCCTTCGGCACCATAGTCAGCTCCCTGGTGGCCGATGTGCTCATGCCGCCCATCGGCTTGCTCCTGGGCAATGTCGATTTTTCGAATCTCTTCGCTGTTCTCAAGGAAGGAGCCGCTTCGGGGCCGTACACCAGCCTGGCCGCCGCCAAGGCCGCCGGCGCGGTGACCCTGAATTACGGGGTCTTCATTAATGCCATCATCAACTTCCTGATCGTCGCCCTGGCCATCTTCTTCCTCGTTCGCGGCCTCAACCGCCTGAAACGCAAACAGGAAGCCCCGGCTGAAGCGACGACCAAAGAATGCCCGCAGTGCCTCTCCATCATTCCGCTCAAGGCGAAGCGCTGCGCCCACTGTACCGCGCAGCTGGAATAA
- a CDS encoding N-acetylmuramoyl-L-alanine amidase — translation MEVRVSVVRKIGLFALLLFFFTGVALQAQEYVMVSPEKSDGVYTLLKRYGLPASRETIARFWALNEDLIRGGKYLRLGFDYQLPIYKIYYDGKSIQTSLGITDRALAQRIELYNQKLVTTGVQKSPYKSSREFWVPADWMPESRVAAEPASFKIFGPRYQSVEQTDQALKGCIIYLDPGHGGPDPGAMGLRGRDRLYEDEYAYDITLRLARRLLEHGAGVYMLVQDEDDGIRDEAILKYDDHEYYLGHVPIAKDQLRRLSDRADIVNGLFDRYKKRARMQLMVTIHLDSRSRGQRIDIFYYYQANSAASKQLARTLLAKVDEKYALNQPGRGYEGSISTRDLHMLSQTKPTAVYIELGNIKNKKDQDRFIIADNRQAVANWLCEGVIDFTRQGGEERR, via the coding sequence ATGGAGGTGAGGGTAAGCGTAGTGCGGAAAATCGGCCTCTTTGCTCTGCTGTTGTTCTTTTTTACCGGGGTGGCGCTACAGGCCCAGGAATACGTCATGGTCTCACCGGAAAAGAGTGACGGCGTTTATACCCTGCTGAAGCGGTACGGACTGCCGGCAAGCCGCGAGACGATCGCCCGGTTTTGGGCACTGAACGAGGATCTAATCCGCGGTGGTAAGTATTTGCGTCTCGGCTTCGATTATCAGCTGCCCATCTACAAAATCTATTATGATGGTAAAAGCATCCAAACCTCCTTGGGTATCACCGACCGGGCCCTGGCGCAAAGGATCGAGCTTTACAATCAGAAGCTGGTCACAACCGGCGTCCAGAAAAGTCCTTACAAGAGCAGCAGGGAATTCTGGGTGCCGGCAGACTGGATGCCGGAGAGCCGCGTGGCAGCCGAACCAGCGAGTTTCAAGATATTCGGCCCGCGCTATCAATCGGTGGAGCAGACCGATCAGGCGCTCAAGGGATGCATCATTTACCTCGATCCCGGCCATGGCGGCCCCGATCCCGGAGCGATGGGGCTGCGCGGTCGCGACCGGCTCTACGAAGATGAATACGCCTACGACATCACCCTGCGCCTGGCGCGGCGGCTTCTCGAGCACGGTGCCGGGGTCTATATGCTCGTTCAGGATGAGGATGACGGCATCCGGGATGAGGCGATTCTCAAATATGACGATCACGAGTATTATCTTGGCCATGTCCCGATCGCCAAGGACCAGCTGCGGCGCCTGAGTGACCGGGCTGATATCGTCAACGGCCTGTTTGACCGCTACAAGAAACGGGCGCGGATGCAACTGATGGTGACCATCCACCTCGATTCGCGATCGCGGGGCCAACGGATTGATATCTTTTATTATTACCAGGCCAACAGTGCCGCGAGCAAACAGCTGGCCCGCACTCTGCTCGCCAAGGTGGATGAGAAATACGCGCTCAATCAGCCGGGGCGGGGCTATGAGGGCAGCATCTCCACGCGCGATCTGCACATGCTGAGTCAGACCAAACCCACAGCGGTCTATATCGAGCTGGGCAACATTAAAAACAAGAAAGACCAGGACCGCTTCATCATCGCCGACAATCGCCAGGCGGTCGCCAACTGGCTTTGCGAAGGCGTGATCGATTTCACCCGGCAGGGGGGTGAGGAGCGGCGCTGA